One Mustelus asterias chromosome 12, sMusAst1.hap1.1, whole genome shotgun sequence genomic region harbors:
- the pex12 gene encoding peroxisome assembly protein 12 — MAERGAHLRGGLSASPGRPSIFEVVAQDTLMSAVRPALQHACKVLAEHNPGRYGFLWSWFDEIYVLLDLLLQRHYMSRTSASFSENFYGLKRIPLGGGRGLWRLASHGLPRTQHWRSLLVIIAIPYVKVKLDKLFARLREEDDYSIHLPESSWKRLYKAFLAAYPFVNMGWEGWFLIYRLLYTFGKTQFHSPLLRVAGVRLGNLTAADLQDLEQRSSSISDPSPNESVVGKLTSFVGKALGGMAVSLSTGVSVGVFFLQFLEWWYSSENQETIKSLSSLPTPPPPVHFDRLPSESLPRLKTMCPLCNKIRTNDTALATSGYVYCYRCVYSYVKCHQRCPVTGYPSELQHLVKLYSPEA, encoded by the exons ATGGCGGAGCGCGGAGCCCACCTGAGGGGCGGGCTGTCGGCGAGCCCGGGCCGACCCTCCATCTTCGAGGTGGTGGCCCAGGACACGCTGATGTCGGCGGTCAGGCCGGCCTTGCAACACGCCTGCAAG GTGCTTGCGGAACACAACCCTGGTCGCTATGGGTTTCTGTGGAGTTGGTTTGATGAAATCTACGTGCTGCTGGACCTCCTGCTTCAGCGCCACTATATGTCCCGGACCAGTGCTTCCTTCTCCGAAAACTTTTATGGTTTGAAAAGAATTCCGCTGGGTGGTGGCCGTGGACTTTGGAGACTAGCCAGCCACGGGCTCCCAAGGACCCAGCACTGGAGATCCCTCTTGGTAATAATAGCTATTCCGTATGTAAAAGTCAAACTGGACAAACTGTTTGCGAGGCTGCGAGAGGAGGACGACTATTCAATACATCTCCCAGAGTCCTCTTGGAAGCGTCTGTACAAAGCCTTCCTAGCGGCCTACCCCTTCGTGAACATGGGCTGGGAGGGGTGGTTCCTCATCTACCGGCTCTTGTACACCTTTGGGAAAACGCAATTCCACTCACCGCTGTTGCGAGTGGCAGGGGTCCGCCTGGGGAACCTGACTGCTGCAGACTTGCAGGATCTCGAGCAAAGATCCTCCTCCATCAGCGACCCCTCGCCCAATGAGAG tgtgGTTGGGAAGCTGACCTCCTTCGTTGGTAAAGCATTGGGGGGCATGGCAGTATCCCTATCGACTGGTGTTTCCGTAGGTGTCTTTTTCCTCCAGTTTCTCGAATGGTGGTACTCATCCGAAAACCAGGAGACGATTaaatccctctcctccctcccgacTCCTCCTCCGCCAGTGCACTTTGACAGGCTGCCAAGTGAATCTTTACCTAGACTGAAGACCATGTGTCCCTTATGCAACAAGATTCGGACAAATGACACAGCCTTAGCAACCTCTGGATATGTTTATTGTTACCGATGTGTTTACAGCTATGTAAAATGCCACCAGCGATGCCCTGTGACAGGCTACCCTTCTGAACTGCAACATCTAGTTAAACTTTACTCTCCAGAAGCATGA